A region from the Flavobacteriales bacterium genome encodes:
- a CDS encoding UDP-N-acetylmuramoyl-L-alanyl-D-glutamate--2,6-diaminopimelate ligase, producing MKLLKEILYRVRIEQVVGSTNAAIELVTFDSRAVKPLTLFVAVKGTKSDGHAFIAKAIEQGATAILCETLPEQLDEDVCYVRVPDCQQAMAIVAANFFEQPSTKLKLVGITGTNGKTSTAMMLYRLYRALGFKCGLLSTVEIRIGNKVIPSTHTTPDAVRINELLAEMVAERCTHCFMEVSSHSVVQHRVTGLRFAVGVFSNITHDHLDYHGTFAEYIKAKKGFFDQLPEEAVALVNADDANSAVMVQNARAQKRSYAIQNMADHKARIIENQLSGLHLSLDGHDVYTRLVGAFNASNLLAVYCTAIALGEAPLQVLTALSDLEPPRGRFQLVRGAKGVMGIVDYAHTPDALKNVLTTIQDVCTGDERVYTVVGCGGDRDRTKRPVMARIAAEYSQVVVLTSDNPRSEDPSAIIEEMKAGLSTADRTRCFSVVDRREAIAMACNLAKPGDVVLLAGKGHETYQEIAGVKHDFDDVAVLKQTLELLHK from the coding sequence ATGAAGCTGCTGAAAGAGATCCTCTACCGCGTGCGCATCGAGCAGGTCGTCGGCAGTACCAACGCCGCCATCGAGCTGGTGACGTTCGATAGCCGTGCGGTGAAGCCGCTCACATTGTTCGTGGCGGTGAAGGGCACGAAGAGCGATGGCCACGCCTTCATCGCGAAAGCCATCGAACAGGGCGCTACCGCGATCCTCTGCGAAACGCTTCCGGAGCAACTGGACGAGGACGTCTGCTACGTGCGCGTACCGGACTGCCAGCAGGCCATGGCCATCGTGGCGGCCAACTTCTTCGAGCAGCCCAGCACCAAGCTGAAGCTCGTGGGCATCACCGGCACCAACGGCAAGACGAGCACCGCCATGATGCTCTATCGGCTGTACCGCGCGCTCGGGTTCAAGTGCGGCTTGTTGAGCACGGTTGAGATCCGCATTGGCAATAAGGTGATCCCCAGCACGCACACCACGCCCGACGCGGTGCGCATAAACGAACTGCTGGCCGAGATGGTGGCCGAGCGGTGCACGCACTGCTTCATGGAAGTCAGCAGCCACAGCGTGGTGCAGCACCGTGTCACGGGTCTGCGCTTCGCCGTTGGCGTGTTCAGCAACATCACCCACGACCACCTCGACTACCACGGAACCTTCGCCGAGTACATCAAGGCCAAGAAGGGCTTCTTCGATCAACTGCCTGAGGAGGCGGTGGCGCTGGTGAACGCCGACGACGCCAACAGCGCCGTGATGGTGCAGAACGCGCGCGCGCAGAAACGCAGCTACGCCATCCAGAACATGGCGGACCACAAGGCCCGCATCATCGAGAACCAGCTGAGCGGTCTGCACCTGAGCCTCGATGGGCACGATGTGTACACGAGATTGGTCGGCGCCTTCAACGCGAGCAACCTGTTGGCGGTGTACTGCACGGCCATCGCGCTGGGCGAGGCCCCGCTGCAAGTGCTCACCGCCCTCAGTGACCTGGAGCCGCCGCGCGGTCGCTTCCAACTGGTGCGTGGCGCGAAGGGTGTGATGGGCATCGTGGACTACGCGCATACGCCCGATGCGCTGAAGAACGTGCTCACCACCATCCAGGATGTATGCACCGGCGATGAAAGGGTCTACACCGTGGTGGGTTGCGGCGGTGATCGCGATCGCACCAAGCGCCCGGTGATGGCGCGCATTGCCGCGGAGTACAGCCAAGTTGTTGTGCTCACCAGCGACAACCCGCGCAGCGAGGACCCCAGCGCCATCATCGAAGAGATGAAGGCCGGCCTGAGCACCGCTGATCGCACGCGTTGCTTCAGCGTGGTGGACCGACGCGAGGCCATTGCCATGGCGTGCAACCTCGCCAAGCCCGGCGATGTGGTGCTGCTGGCTGGCAAGGGCCACGAGACCTATCAGGAGATCGCCGGTGTGAAGCATGACTTCGACGACGTGGCCGTACTGAAGCAAACCCTTGAACTGCTCCACAAGTAA
- the ftsA gene encoding cell division protein FtsA: protein MESSSNDIVAGLDIGTTKIACIVGRKNEQGKIEILGKGQSRSDGVTRGVVANIQKTVESIVQAVRAAEDSYGINIKTVHVGIAGQHIRSLQHRGILTRATLDDEIQQKDIDRLIDDMHKLVMPPGEEIIHVLPQEYIVDNEQGIKDPIGMSGIRMEANFHIITGQITAARNINKCVHRAGLEVTGLVLEPLASADAVLSAEEKEAGVVLVDIGGGTTDIAIFYDGIIRHTAVIPFGGNVVTDDIRQGCSIMRDQAEQLKTKFGSALAAENRDNEVVCIPGLRGREPKEISLRMLAEVVQSRMEEILQQVHYEIKNSGLENQLVAGIVLTGGGAQLKHLKQLTEYVTGLPARIGYPNEHLAKSAVEDVTSPLYATGVGLVMKGFEHLERRKPEEKAAQAPVKVKDHSSRTAGNFFTRVLEGAKGILDDDHE from the coding sequence ATGGAAAGCAGCAGCAACGACATCGTCGCCGGCCTCGACATCGGCACCACCAAGATCGCCTGCATCGTGGGGCGCAAGAACGAGCAAGGCAAGATCGAGATCCTCGGCAAGGGCCAGAGCCGGAGCGATGGTGTGACACGTGGTGTGGTGGCCAACATCCAGAAGACCGTGGAGAGCATCGTGCAGGCCGTGCGCGCCGCCGAGGACAGTTACGGCATCAACATCAAGACGGTGCATGTGGGCATTGCGGGCCAGCACATCCGCTCCTTGCAGCACCGCGGCATTCTCACGCGCGCCACGCTCGACGATGAGATCCAGCAGAAGGACATTGACCGCCTCATCGACGATATGCACAAGTTGGTGATGCCACCGGGCGAGGAGATCATCCATGTGCTGCCGCAGGAATACATCGTGGACAATGAGCAGGGCATCAAGGATCCGATCGGTATGAGCGGCATCCGCATGGAAGCCAACTTCCACATCATCACCGGGCAGATCACGGCCGCGCGCAACATCAACAAGTGCGTGCACCGCGCTGGCTTGGAAGTGACCGGTCTAGTGCTGGAGCCCCTGGCCAGCGCCGATGCGGTGCTGAGCGCCGAGGAGAAGGAGGCGGGCGTTGTGCTGGTGGACATCGGTGGTGGCACCACCGACATCGCCATCTTCTACGACGGCATCATCCGCCACACCGCCGTTATTCCCTTCGGTGGCAATGTGGTCACGGACGACATCCGCCAAGGCTGCAGCATCATGCGCGACCAAGCCGAGCAGCTGAAGACCAAGTTCGGCAGTGCGCTGGCCGCCGAGAACCGCGACAACGAAGTGGTGTGCATCCCGGGCCTGCGCGGCCGCGAGCCCAAGGAGATCAGCTTGCGCATGCTCGCCGAAGTGGTGCAGAGCCGCATGGAGGAGATCCTGCAGCAAGTGCACTACGAGATCAAGAACAGTGGGCTCGAGAACCAGTTGGTGGCGGGCATCGTCCTCACCGGCGGTGGTGCGCAGCTCAAGCACCTGAAGCAGCTCACCGAGTACGTTACCGGGCTGCCTGCGCGCATCGGTTATCCCAACGAGCACCTGGCCAAGAGCGCTGTGGAGGATGTGACCAGTCCGCTGTATGCCACCGGCGTGGGGCTGGTGATGAAGGGCTTCGAACACTTGGAACGCCGCAAGCCCGAGGAGAAAGCCGCACAGGCACCCGTGAAGGTGAAGGACCACAGCAGTCGCACCGCGGGCAACTTCTTCACCCGCGTGCTCGAAGGCGCCAAAGGCATCCTCGACGACGATCACGAGTGA
- a CDS encoding FtsW/RodA/SpoVE family cell cycle protein, translating to MKTYLQQLRGDRTIWMVAIFLGLISLLAVYSSIASVAAINGVSPGYYFFKHLLMLATGGVIMYFASQLRHTVYSRLSLLAFWPVAGLLVLTLVFGSNINDASRWLRIPGIGLTLQTSDLAKVVLVVYLARMLSKHADELMTFRGVLLRLMLPIGVVCALILPANFSTAALTFLVCLVMMFLGRVQMKWIGAMVGLALGGVVLLIGANEAFDLGVLPRVETWQKRIENFKDADSDGNYQVEHAAIAIANGGFLPHNGPGGGDGRNHVPHTESDMIYPAIIEQYGSIFGGVGLMLLYLILMRRSIKVAAKCEKPFGALVAVGISFNLVLQAMVNMGVAVGLLPTTGQPLPLISMGGTSTWFTCLAIGIVLSVSRSIEAPPAEGEAPKKRSTPSPEGHAGEPALA from the coding sequence GTGAAAACTTACCTGCAACAGCTGCGCGGCGATCGCACCATTTGGATGGTGGCCATCTTCCTTGGCCTCATCAGTTTGTTGGCGGTGTACAGCAGTATTGCGAGCGTGGCCGCCATCAATGGCGTGAGCCCCGGCTATTACTTCTTCAAGCATTTGCTGATGCTGGCCACGGGTGGCGTCATCATGTACTTCGCGAGCCAGCTGCGCCATACGGTGTACTCACGTTTGAGCCTGTTGGCGTTCTGGCCTGTGGCGGGCCTGCTGGTGCTCACGCTCGTCTTCGGTAGCAACATCAACGATGCGAGCCGTTGGCTGCGCATCCCCGGCATCGGCCTCACCTTGCAGACCAGCGACCTGGCCAAAGTGGTGCTGGTGGTGTACTTGGCGCGGATGCTGAGCAAGCACGCGGATGAGCTTATGACCTTCCGGGGTGTGCTTTTGAGATTGATGCTGCCGATCGGCGTGGTGTGCGCGCTCATTCTCCCCGCCAACTTCAGCACCGCAGCGCTCACCTTCCTCGTTTGCCTGGTGATGATGTTCCTCGGTCGCGTTCAGATGAAGTGGATCGGCGCCATGGTCGGTTTGGCGCTGGGCGGTGTGGTGCTGCTGATCGGTGCCAACGAAGCGTTCGACCTCGGTGTGTTGCCGCGCGTGGAGACCTGGCAGAAGCGCATCGAGAACTTCAAAGACGCCGACAGCGACGGCAACTACCAAGTGGAGCATGCCGCCATCGCCATCGCCAATGGAGGCTTCCTCCCGCACAATGGTCCCGGCGGCGGCGATGGTCGCAACCACGTGCCCCACACCGAGAGCGACATGATCTATCCGGCCATCATCGAGCAGTACGGAAGCATCTTCGGTGGGGTAGGCTTGATGCTCTTGTACCTCATCCTCATGCGCCGCAGCATCAAGGTGGCCGCGAAGTGCGAGAAGCCGTTCGGTGCGTTGGTCGCAGTGGGCATCAGCTTCAACCTGGTGCTGCAAGCCATGGTGAACATGGGCGTTGCCGTTGGGTTGCTGCCCACGACCGGTCAGCCGCTGCCGCTCATCAGCATGGGCGGCACCAGCACCTGGTTCACCTGCCTGGCCATCGGCATCGTGCTCAGTGTGAGCCGTTCCATCGAAGCGCCACCTGCGGAAGGTGAAGCGCCGAAGAAGCGTTCCACCCCATCACCCGAAGGCCATGCCGGAGAGCCCGCGCTCGCTTAA
- the murD gene encoding UDP-N-acetylmuramoyl-L-alanine--D-glutamate ligase, with product MARLAIIGAQESGVGAAVLAKKLGIDVFVSDAGRIKDAYREKLTAMGIAFEECGHTKDRVLGADEIVKSPGVPDTAPLVAEAVANGMSVISEIEFASRYTTSPIVGITGSNGKTTTTLLTGHILKKAGLDVAVGGNVGTSFAGLVAERDRPFYVLELSSFQLDGIRKFRPHIAILLNITPDHLDRYQYRMENYVASKFRIALNQTEQDHFIHCADDPETINGLALHAVRARKWPFSIKQSLPQGGFLHNDNITVLTDQNQFSMNIHQLALQGKHNIYNSLAASIASRVLEISNDVLRDSLSDFQNVEHRLERAGTVNGVDFINDSKATNVNSVWYALECMDKPVVWIAGGQDKGNNYAEIMDLVKSKVKAIVCMGVDNEKLHKAFAGLGLPIVDTKSAEEAVQRSYELADPGDVVLLSPACASFDLFANYEERGRKFKNAVKSL from the coding sequence ATGGCAAGGCTCGCGATCATCGGTGCACAGGAGAGCGGCGTGGGCGCTGCGGTGCTGGCGAAGAAGCTGGGCATCGACGTGTTCGTGAGCGATGCCGGGCGCATCAAGGACGCGTACCGCGAGAAGCTCACGGCCATGGGCATCGCCTTCGAGGAATGCGGCCACACCAAGGACCGCGTGCTGGGTGCCGATGAGATCGTGAAGAGCCCTGGCGTGCCGGACACCGCTCCGTTGGTGGCTGAGGCCGTTGCCAATGGCATGAGCGTGATCAGCGAGATCGAGTTTGCATCGCGCTACACGACTTCGCCGATCGTCGGCATTACGGGCAGCAATGGCAAGACGACCACCACGTTGCTCACAGGTCACATCCTGAAGAAGGCTGGGCTCGACGTGGCCGTGGGCGGGAATGTTGGCACCTCGTTCGCCGGACTGGTCGCGGAGCGCGATCGGCCGTTCTACGTGCTCGAGCTGAGCAGCTTCCAACTGGACGGCATCCGGAAGTTCCGGCCGCACATCGCCATCCTGCTCAACATCACACCGGACCATCTGGACCGATACCAGTACCGGATGGAGAACTACGTGGCGAGCAAGTTCCGCATCGCCCTCAACCAGACGGAACAGGACCACTTCATCCACTGCGCCGACGATCCCGAGACCATTAACGGCCTCGCGCTGCACGCGGTACGCGCCCGCAAGTGGCCCTTCAGCATCAAACAGTCCCTGCCGCAAGGCGGTTTCCTGCACAACGACAACATCACCGTCCTCACCGACCAAAACCAGTTCAGCATGAACATCCACCAACTCGCGCTCCAAGGCAAACACAACATCTACAACTCGCTGGCGGCCTCCATCGCATCGCGTGTGCTGGAGATCAGCAACGACGTGCTGCGCGACAGCCTCAGCGATTTCCAGAACGTGGAGCACCGCCTGGAGCGTGCCGGTACCGTGAACGGCGTGGACTTCATCAACGACAGCAAAGCCACCAACGTGAACAGTGTGTGGTACGCTTTGGAGTGCATGGACAAACCCGTGGTGTGGATCGCAGGCGGCCAGGACAAGGGCAACAACTACGCGGAGATCATGGACCTGGTGAAGTCCAAGGTGAAGGCCATCGTTTGCATGGGCGTGGACAATGAGAAGCTGCACAAAGCCTTCGCTGGCCTCGGTCTTCCAATAGTGGATACCAAGAGCGCGGAAGAGGCGGTGCAGCGCAGCTACGAACTGGCCGATCCCGGCGACGTGGTGCTGCTGAGCCCGGCGTGCGCATCGTTCGACCTCTTCGCCAACTACGAGGAGCGTGGCCGCAAGTTCAAGAACGCCGTCAAAAGCCTCTGA
- the murG gene encoding undecaprenyldiphospho-muramoylpentapeptide beta-N-acetylglucosaminyltransferase: MISGGGTGGHIFPAIAIANAIKEREAGTQFLFVGAEGKMEMEKVPAAGYRIEGLPIRGFQRHALWKNIGLPWRLLRSMWKARRLVREFKPHVAVGVGGYASGPTLAAAQRMGVPTLIQEQNSHAGATNRMLAKRVERVCVAYEGMEKYFPKEKILLTGNPVRQDVVRLTGKRPRGFEDFNLVEGKPVLFVTGGSLGARGINKGIEAALPMLKEQGIQVIWQTGTTYFKQAEAAAARLNYTDCKVMEFVARMDLAYAVADLVVARAGAISVSELCLVQLPAILVPLPTAAEDHQTKNARALTDRHAAVLVGDDRTEQELGARIVELMNDAPARERLSQAMAALGMSNAAEAIAAETIRLARSRFN, encoded by the coding sequence ATGATCAGCGGGGGAGGGACCGGTGGTCACATCTTTCCCGCCATCGCCATTGCCAACGCCATCAAGGAGCGAGAGGCCGGCACGCAGTTCCTCTTCGTCGGGGCGGAGGGCAAAATGGAAATGGAGAAAGTCCCTGCGGCCGGTTACCGCATCGAAGGCTTGCCCATCCGCGGTTTCCAACGCCACGCGTTGTGGAAGAACATCGGACTGCCGTGGCGCTTGCTGCGCAGCATGTGGAAGGCCCGCCGTCTGGTGCGCGAGTTCAAGCCGCATGTTGCTGTTGGAGTTGGCGGTTACGCGAGCGGGCCCACGTTGGCAGCTGCGCAGCGCATGGGTGTTCCCACGTTGATCCAGGAGCAGAACAGCCATGCCGGTGCCACCAACCGCATGCTGGCCAAACGCGTGGAGCGCGTGTGTGTTGCCTACGAAGGCATGGAGAAGTACTTCCCGAAGGAGAAGATCCTCCTCACGGGCAATCCGGTGCGGCAGGATGTTGTGCGTTTGACGGGCAAACGCCCTCGGGGCTTCGAGGACTTCAACCTGGTGGAAGGCAAGCCGGTGCTGTTCGTCACCGGTGGAAGTCTGGGCGCACGCGGCATCAACAAGGGCATCGAAGCGGCGTTGCCCATGCTGAAAGAGCAGGGTATACAAGTGATCTGGCAGACGGGCACCACGTACTTCAAACAAGCTGAAGCGGCTGCCGCGCGTTTGAACTATACCGACTGCAAGGTGATGGAATTCGTGGCGCGCATGGACCTGGCGTATGCCGTCGCCGATCTGGTGGTGGCCCGCGCGGGTGCCATCAGTGTGAGTGAATTGTGCCTGGTGCAGTTGCCGGCCATCCTGGTGCCGTTGCCCACGGCGGCCGAAGACCACCAAACGAAGAACGCACGCGCGCTCACCGATCGCCACGCTGCTGTGCTGGTCGGCGACGACCGCACGGAACAAGAGCTCGGTGCACGCATTGTTGAACTGATGAACGACGCACCCGCACGCGAGCGGCTGAGCCAGGCCATGGCCGCGCTCGGTATGAGCAACGCGGCGGAAGCGATCGCCGCTGAAACCATCCGTCTAGCACGAAGCCGCTTCAACTGA
- a CDS encoding UDP-N-acetylmuramate--L-alanine ligase: MSATNAHTLFFIGIGGIGMSGLARYFRRRGALVAGYDRTPSEITGQLQGEGIHLMFSEDPRLIPEEFQRIDANEVLVVRTPAVPVTSPLLKYWEERGARIVKRAELLGLITRDRPTIAVAGTHGKTTVSTMVAHLLREGGVKCNAFLGGVSVNYRSNILLDDNAVVNVVEADEYDRSFLQLRPTDAIITAMDPDHLDIYGTADAMYDAYAQFAALCTGTVLAKRGISGHLRKADVKEYTLNDPAFAYATNVRVQDGAYRFDLHAQGHHLVDLTLGMPGRHNVENAVAASTLALQHEVSPEKLRHGLATFRGVERRFDVRFKGAESVYVDDYAHHPQELEAAIRSARELYAGRTVTGIFQPHLFTRTRDFAEGFAQALALLDELILLEIYPAREEPIPGINSAWLLEQVPMAKKTLVPKEHLLGELENRRIDVLLTLGAGDIDRSVPAIVNLLNQREQ; the protein is encoded by the coding sequence ATGAGCGCCACCAACGCACATACCCTCTTCTTCATCGGCATCGGTGGCATCGGCATGAGCGGCCTGGCGCGCTATTTCCGTCGGCGTGGCGCGTTGGTCGCAGGCTACGATCGCACACCGAGCGAGATCACCGGCCAGTTGCAGGGCGAAGGCATCCACCTGATGTTCTCCGAGGATCCGCGCCTGATCCCGGAGGAGTTCCAACGGATCGATGCCAACGAGGTGCTGGTGGTGCGCACGCCCGCCGTGCCAGTGACCAGTCCGCTGCTGAAGTACTGGGAGGAACGTGGCGCACGCATCGTGAAACGCGCCGAGCTGTTGGGGCTCATCACGCGCGACAGGCCCACGATCGCTGTGGCGGGCACGCACGGCAAGACCACCGTGAGCACCATGGTGGCCCATCTGCTTCGCGAAGGCGGCGTGAAGTGCAACGCGTTCCTGGGCGGAGTGAGCGTCAACTACCGCAGCAACATCCTGCTCGATGACAATGCGGTGGTGAACGTTGTGGAGGCGGACGAATACGACCGCAGTTTCCTGCAACTGCGCCCCACCGATGCCATCATCACGGCGATGGATCCCGATCACTTGGACATCTACGGCACCGCCGATGCGATGTACGATGCTTACGCGCAGTTCGCGGCGTTGTGCACGGGCACGGTGCTGGCCAAGCGCGGCATCAGCGGCCATCTGCGCAAGGCCGATGTGAAGGAGTACACCCTGAACGACCCGGCCTTTGCCTACGCGACCAATGTGCGGGTGCAGGACGGTGCCTATCGCTTCGACCTGCACGCACAAGGCCATCACTTGGTGGACCTGACACTAGGCATGCCCGGTCGACACAACGTGGAGAACGCTGTTGCCGCCAGCACCTTGGCCCTGCAACATGAGGTCAGCCCCGAGAAATTGCGGCACGGCCTCGCGACTTTCCGCGGGGTGGAACGCCGTTTCGATGTGCGGTTCAAAGGTGCCGAGAGCGTGTACGTGGACGACTATGCGCACCACCCGCAAGAGCTGGAAGCCGCCATCCGCAGCGCACGGGAACTCTATGCCGGCCGCACGGTGACGGGCATTTTCCAACCGCATCTGTTCACGCGCACACGCGACTTTGCTGAAGGGTTCGCCCAAGCGCTCGCCTTGTTGGACGAGCTGATCCTGCTGGAGATCTACCCCGCCAGAGAAGAGCCCATCCCCGGCATTAACAGTGCATGGTTGCTCGAACAGGTGCCGATGGCGAAAAAGACGTTGGTCCCGAAAGAACATTTGCTCGGAGAACTGGAGAACCGCCGCATCGATGTGCTGCTGACCCTAGGGGCCGGTGACATCGACCGCAGCGTACCGGCCATCGTGAACCTGTTGAACCAGCGCGAACAATGA
- the ftsZ gene encoding cell division protein FtsZ, whose amino-acid sequence MKFELPKELSSIIKVIGVGGGGSNAVNHMFAQGIKGVDFIVCNTDKQALDISPVPVKLQLGIALTEGLGAGSIPERGTLSAQENVEEIRQLLGNRTKMVFITAGMGGGTGTGAGPVIARIAREMGILTVGIVTMPFSWEGRKRKQQATAGIEELRQAVDTLLVINNEKLRELFGNLNVSEAFTHADNVLTTAARGIAEIITVTGKVNTDFEDVKTVMSNSGVAIMGSAECSGEDRALRAAQDALASPLLNDNDISGAKYVLLNITYGDKEVLMDEITGITDHIQDAAGSTADVIWGYCQDTALGDKVRVTVIATGFRVQPDAATLEPAKPERKVVPLTADVPTMITQPIVNPVAVNLPKAEAPAAKAEPASNEPYLKTVEPTRPVEAVRPVEPARSVEPVRASVPEPAMPPKVEAPLTQSSIEFEVTNTVSRTPVVPSTPPPAPVTVVPMTPAPPPATEKIVHTLDPEPRPAAVAPTTPEQRTDRFAPAEHQMRVEDRIAKMRELTLKLRSPNGLADLEREPAYKRKNLTLTDGPRSTDSNVSRYTLSQETDENGEQRTEIKRNNPFLHDNVD is encoded by the coding sequence ATGAAATTCGAACTCCCGAAGGAACTGTCGTCGATCATCAAAGTGATCGGCGTGGGCGGCGGCGGTAGCAACGCCGTCAATCACATGTTCGCCCAAGGCATCAAGGGCGTTGACTTCATCGTTTGCAACACCGACAAACAGGCACTGGACATCAGCCCTGTGCCCGTGAAGCTGCAACTGGGCATCGCGCTCACCGAAGGTCTCGGTGCGGGTTCCATCCCCGAGCGCGGCACGCTTTCGGCGCAGGAGAACGTGGAGGAGATCCGCCAACTGCTCGGCAACCGCACCAAGATGGTGTTCATCACCGCAGGCATGGGCGGCGGCACGGGCACGGGCGCAGGTCCGGTGATCGCACGCATCGCCCGCGAGATGGGCATCCTCACCGTCGGCATCGTCACCATGCCGTTCAGTTGGGAAGGCCGCAAGCGCAAGCAGCAGGCCACCGCCGGGATCGAGGAACTCCGCCAGGCCGTGGACACGCTTCTCGTGATCAACAACGAGAAACTGCGCGAGCTCTTCGGCAACCTCAACGTGAGCGAGGCCTTCACGCACGCGGACAACGTGCTCACCACCGCAGCACGCGGCATCGCGGAGATCATAACCGTCACCGGCAAGGTCAACACCGACTTCGAGGATGTGAAGACCGTGATGAGCAACAGCGGAGTCGCCATCATGGGCAGCGCCGAGTGCAGTGGTGAGGACCGCGCCTTGCGCGCTGCGCAGGACGCCCTTGCATCGCCCTTGCTCAACGACAACGACATCAGCGGCGCCAAGTACGTGCTGCTCAACATCACCTACGGCGACAAGGAGGTGCTGATGGACGAGATCACGGGCATCACCGACCATATCCAGGATGCGGCCGGCAGCACCGCCGATGTGATCTGGGGCTACTGCCAAGACACGGCGCTGGGCGACAAAGTGCGTGTGACGGTGATCGCCACCGGCTTCCGAGTGCAACCCGATGCCGCCACCTTGGAACCCGCCAAGCCCGAGCGCAAGGTGGTGCCCTTGACCGCTGACGTGCCCACCATGATCACGCAGCCCATCGTGAACCCGGTGGCGGTGAACCTGCCCAAGGCCGAAGCACCTGCCGCCAAGGCTGAGCCCGCTTCGAACGAGCCCTACCTCAAGACCGTAGAACCGACGCGTCCGGTTGAAGCGGTGCGCCCGGTTGAACCTGCTCGCTCGGTTGAGCCCGTGCGTGCCAGCGTGCCCGAGCCCGCAATGCCGCCGAAAGTCGAGGCACCGCTCACCCAAAGCAGCATCGAATTCGAGGTGACCAACACCGTGTCACGCACGCCTGTGGTGCCCAGCACGCCGCCACCTGCACCGGTTACCGTGGTGCCCATGACACCAGCTCCGCCGCCAGCCACGGAGAAGATCGTGCACACCCTCGACCCCGAGCCGCGTCCTGCCGCGGTGGCACCGACCACGCCCGAGCAGCGCACCGATCGTTTCGCACCCGCCGAGCACCAGATGCGCGTGGAGGACCGCATTGCCAAGATGCGCGAGCTGACGCTGAAGCTGCGCAGCCCGAACGGCTTGGCCGATCTGGAGCGTGAACCCGCCTACAAGCGCAAGAACCTCACGCTCACCGACGGTCCGCGCAGCACCGACAGCAACGTGAGCCGCTACACGCTGAGCCAGGAGACCGATGAGAACGGCGAGCAGCGCACGGAGATCAAGCGCAACAACCCTTTCCTGCACGACAACGTGGACTGA
- a CDS encoding phospho-N-acetylmuramoyl-pentapeptide-transferase has product MLYYLIKWLDPYGSIPGSGLFNYISFRAALAVITSLIISLWFGKGIIKLLRRKQVGETVRELGLEGQNAKQGTPTMGGLIILCAILIPTLLFARITNVYIVLMLIATVWLGAIGFLDDYIKVFKKDKRGLAGKFKVVGQVGLGLIVGLTVFYHPVIRTRVEVTPEVAERVQQGTVRTWQDDQGGTHYMLDRKMPNTTIPFVKGNEFNYSSVVVALGLDRSWTWLLYTLVVIFIITAVSNGANITDGLDGLATGVSAVQVMTLGLLAYVSGNVIFSEYLDIMYIPDSGELTVYVAAMVGACIGFLWYNAYPAQVFMGDTGSLALGGIIATLAILVRKELMIPILCGVFLIENLSVVMQVSYFKYTKKKYGEGRRILKMSPLHHHYQKLGFHESKIVSRFWIVGVMLAVLTIVTLKMR; this is encoded by the coding sequence ATGCTGTACTACCTCATCAAGTGGCTCGATCCGTACGGCAGCATCCCGGGCAGCGGGCTGTTCAACTACATCAGCTTCCGCGCGGCGCTTGCGGTGATCACCTCGTTGATCATCAGCCTCTGGTTCGGCAAGGGCATCATCAAGCTGTTGCGCCGCAAGCAGGTCGGGGAAACCGTGCGCGAGCTCGGTCTCGAAGGCCAGAACGCGAAGCAAGGCACGCCCACGATGGGCGGCCTCATCATCCTCTGCGCGATCCTCATCCCAACGTTGCTTTTCGCGCGCATCACCAACGTGTACATCGTGCTGATGCTCATCGCCACGGTGTGGCTCGGCGCCATCGGGTTCCTGGACGACTACATCAAGGTCTTCAAGAAGGACAAGCGCGGTCTCGCCGGTAAGTTCAAGGTGGTGGGGCAGGTGGGCCTCGGGTTGATCGTGGGTCTCACGGTCTTCTACCATCCTGTCATCCGCACGCGTGTGGAAGTCACGCCGGAAGTCGCCGAGCGGGTGCAACAAGGCACCGTGCGCACTTGGCAGGACGATCAAGGCGGTACGCACTACATGCTCGACCGGAAGATGCCCAACACCACGATCCCGTTCGTGAAAGGGAACGAGTTCAACTACAGCAGCGTGGTGGTGGCGCTCGGCCTCGACCGGTCGTGGACGTGGTTGCTGTACACGCTGGTGGTCATATTCATCATCACCGCCGTCAGCAACGGCGCCAACATCACCGATGGATTGGACGGTCTGGCCACTGGCGTCAGTGCCGTGCAGGTGATGACGCTCGGCCTGCTCGCGTACGTGAGCGGCAACGTCATCTTCAGCGAGTACCTGGACATCATGTACATCCCCGACAGCGGGGAACTCACCGTGTACGTGGCCGCCATGGTGGGCGCGTGCATCGGCTTCCTGTGGTACAACGCCTACCCGGCGCAGGTCTTCATGGGCGACACGGGCAGCCTGGCGCTCGGCGGCATCATCGCCACGCTGGCCATCCTGGTGCGCAAGGAACTCATGATCCCGATCCTCTGCGGGGTGTTCCTCATCGAGAACCTCAGCGTGGTGATGCAGGTCTCGTACTTCAAGTACACGAAGAAGAAATACGGTGAAGGGCGGCGCATCCTGAAGATGTCACCGCTGCACCACCACTACCAGAAGCTCGGTTTCCACGAGAGCAAGATCGTGAGCCGCTTCTGGATCGTCGGCGTGATGCTCGCCGTGCTCACCATCGTAACACTGAAGATGCGCTGA